One Candidatus Brocadia sp. DNA window includes the following coding sequences:
- a CDS encoding acetyl-CoA carboxylase carboxyltransferase subunit beta, translating into MVFFRKKKDMPDGLWIRCDACKGMLFKKVVEEKMFVCPECNYHFRIFSRDRLKLLVDENSFEEMWANMVPCDPLCFKDRVTYPERVAAEQQKTGLKEAAIVGKGKINGREVMIGITDPSFIMGSMGSVVGEKITRIAEKAMELKLPLIIISGSGGGARMQEGVFSLMQMAKTSAAIARFQDAGGLYISILTDPSLGGVMASFASLADITIAEPKALIGFAGPRVIQETIKRTLPKGFQTAEFLLEHGFLDRIVNRQDMKKELFRLINYLQ; encoded by the coding sequence ATGGTTTTCTTCAGAAAAAAAAAGGATATGCCCGATGGCTTGTGGATACGTTGCGATGCTTGTAAGGGTATGCTGTTTAAAAAGGTTGTTGAAGAAAAGATGTTCGTGTGTCCCGAATGCAACTATCACTTTCGGATATTTAGCAGAGATAGATTGAAGCTTTTAGTCGATGAAAACAGCTTTGAGGAAATGTGGGCTAATATGGTGCCGTGCGACCCTTTATGTTTTAAAGATCGGGTAACGTACCCTGAAAGGGTGGCTGCAGAACAACAAAAGACTGGTCTAAAAGAAGCTGCGATTGTGGGAAAGGGAAAGATCAATGGGAGAGAGGTAATGATTGGAATTACCGATCCATCTTTTATTATGGGAAGCATGGGTTCCGTAGTTGGTGAAAAGATCACTCGAATTGCAGAAAAAGCTATGGAACTGAAGCTGCCTTTGATTATTATTTCGGGTTCTGGCGGTGGTGCGCGCATGCAGGAGGGAGTTTTTTCTCTCATGCAAATGGCGAAGACGAGTGCCGCAATAGCACGATTTCAAGATGCTGGTGGTTTATATATATCGATACTAACAGATCCGTCTTTGGGTGGAGTAATGGCCAGCTTTGCGTCTTTGGCTGATATTACGATAGCAGAGCCAAAGGCATTGATTGGTTTTGCAGGTCCCAGGGTTATTCAAGAGACAATAAAGCGTACCCTTCCAAAGGGTTTTCAGACGGCTGAGTTCTTGCTGGAGCATGGCTTTTTGGATAGGATTGTCAATCGTCAGGATATGAAAAAAGAATTATTCAGACTGATTAATTATCTGCAATAA
- the rpe gene encoding ribulose-phosphate 3-epimerase — MQPKIKIAASILAANPVRLEDEIKRVEMAGVDLIHIDVMDGHFVPNITMGPFIVEGIRRITQVPLDIHLMIEHPEHYVDAFADAAKDGSLITFHIETTEKPKELISLIKNAGLKAGVSLNPDTSAELVEDLLDAVDMVLVMSVNPGFAGQRFISNVLPKIARLRSIAPDETDIEVDGGITTETITLAVQQGANVIVAASAIFKTNDPCTAIKTLRQMAEQAVRDEYQNRVNIHEQQAHKRS; from the coding sequence ATGCAGCCAAAAATCAAAATTGCAGCATCTATACTCGCTGCCAATCCGGTACGCTTAGAGGATGAAATTAAAAGGGTGGAAATGGCTGGCGTTGATCTGATCCATATCGACGTCATGGACGGTCATTTTGTCCCAAACATAACTATGGGACCATTCATTGTAGAAGGGATAAGGCGTATTACTCAGGTGCCTTTAGACATTCACCTGATGATTGAACACCCGGAACATTATGTGGATGCATTTGCCGATGCGGCAAAGGATGGTAGTCTGATAACATTCCATATAGAAACCACCGAAAAACCTAAAGAACTTATTTCCTTGATTAAGAATGCGGGTTTAAAGGCTGGAGTATCGCTGAATCCAGATACGTCGGCGGAGTTGGTTGAAGATCTCCTGGATGCGGTGGATATGGTACTTGTTATGTCTGTAAATCCTGGTTTTGCAGGGCAAAGATTTATATCAAATGTTCTACCAAAGATTGCAAGATTGCGCAGTATCGCACCGGATGAAACGGATATCGAAGTTGACGGCGGTATTACAACAGAAACCATTACTCTAGCTGTCCAACAGGGTGCTAATGTGATAGTTGCGGCTTCCGCAATTTTTAAAACAAATGATCCATGTACTGCAATTAAAACCCTCAGACAAATGGCAGAGCAGGCAGTAAGGGATGAATATCAAAATAGAGTAAACATTCATGAGCAGCAGGCTCACAAAAGGTCATGA
- a CDS encoding phosphoglycerate kinase — translation MQKLFIKDIEVRRKRVMVRTDYNVPLDEEGNITDDTRIRATLPTINYLLDEEAKVIIASHLGRPEGKVNPKYSLKPVVRRLQRFLGEKVKVIMAEDCIGPKVKKQIEEMHYGDVIVLENLRFHPGEEKNDPVFAKELASLCDVLIQDAFGNCHRKHASMIGIDGYVPSAAGFLLKKEIDYFEKAVNNPMRPVVALLGGAKVSDKIKILENLAKKMDKILIGGAMAFTFLKAQGFGVGKSLVEDGMLDTVKNLMDISKKNGTKLYLPVDFVVAENFDGQAETKVVPYQEIPEKWIALDIGPATTKLFIEALQDAKTIVWNGPMGAFEFDAFSRGTYAMVDAVTTSHASTIVGGGDTDMAFHKSGKTHEVTFISTGGGAFLKLLEGGELPGVASLSDRRRSVRTSSPPVS, via the coding sequence ATGCAAAAATTATTTATAAAAGATATCGAAGTACGAAGAAAGAGGGTAATGGTCCGAACGGACTATAATGTACCCTTAGACGAAGAGGGGAACATTACTGATGATACCAGAATAAGGGCAACATTGCCGACTATTAACTATTTGTTAGATGAAGAAGCAAAGGTAATTATAGCTTCACATCTGGGGAGGCCGGAGGGTAAAGTAAATCCTAAATACAGTCTCAAGCCAGTTGTAAGGCGACTACAGCGTTTCCTCGGTGAAAAGGTAAAGGTAATTATGGCGGAGGATTGCATTGGCCCAAAGGTAAAAAAACAGATCGAAGAGATGCACTATGGGGATGTTATTGTACTGGAAAATCTGAGATTTCATCCTGGTGAAGAAAAAAACGACCCTGTTTTTGCAAAAGAGTTGGCCAGTCTGTGTGATGTGTTAATACAAGATGCCTTTGGGAACTGCCATAGAAAGCACGCCTCAATGATTGGTATCGATGGATATGTACCATCTGCGGCGGGATTCTTACTCAAGAAAGAGATAGATTATTTTGAGAAGGCAGTCAATAATCCCATGCGGCCAGTTGTAGCCTTGTTAGGTGGGGCGAAGGTTTCTGACAAGATAAAGATCCTTGAAAATCTGGCTAAGAAAATGGATAAAATCCTTATTGGAGGGGCTATGGCATTTACCTTCCTCAAGGCACAAGGTTTTGGCGTCGGCAAGTCCCTGGTTGAGGATGGCATGCTTGATACGGTAAAAAATTTGATGGATATATCTAAAAAAAATGGCACAAAACTGTATCTGCCTGTGGATTTTGTTGTTGCGGAAAATTTTGATGGACAGGCAGAGACAAAGGTAGTTCCATATCAGGAAATTCCGGAAAAGTGGATTGCCCTTGATATTGGTCCTGCTACTACGAAACTGTTCATTGAAGCACTCCAGGATGCAAAGACGATTGTCTGGAATGGCCCAATGGGGGCATTTGAATTTGATGCTTTTAGTCGAGGGACATATGCGATGGTAGATGCAGTAACAACTTCTCATGCATCAACAATCGTGGGTGGTGGTGATACCGATATGGCATTTCATAAATCAGGAAAGACGCACGAAGTAACGTTTATTTCCACAGGAGGTGGAGCATTCTTAAAGCTATTAGAAGGCGGCGAACTCCCGGGAGTTGCATCGCTGTCTGATAGAAGAAGAAGCGTAAGAACCTCTTCGCCTCCGGTATCTTAA
- the gap gene encoding type I glyceraldehyde-3-phosphate dehydrogenase produces the protein MAIKVGINGFGRIGRNVFRAIAQRGGIDVLAINDLADSKSLAILLKYDSVHGRFDGSIEAKEKSLMVNGKEVKLLMEKDPAKLPWKSLGVDIVIESTGIFTSRADCAKHLDAGAKKVILSAPAKDKIDATIVVGVNTGDLKPEHKIVSNASCTTNCLAPLAKVINDNFGIEKGLMTTIHAYTNDQRISDLIHKDLRRARAAAVNIIPTTTGAAKAIGEVIPSLKGKLDGLAMRVPVANGSVTDLVALVSKDITVDAVNSAVKKAAEGELKGILEYSEDPIVSSDIIGNTHSSIFDSALTYVIDKRMVKVVSWYDNEWGFSNRMVDLVELVARI, from the coding sequence ATGGCTATTAAGGTTGGTATAAATGGTTTCGGAAGAATCGGAAGAAATGTCTTTCGTGCGATTGCTCAACGAGGGGGCATCGACGTTTTGGCTATCAATGATCTTGCCGACTCGAAATCGCTGGCAATATTATTAAAGTATGATTCGGTACATGGTAGATTTGACGGAAGCATAGAGGCAAAAGAAAAGTCATTAATGGTGAATGGCAAAGAAGTCAAGCTGTTAATGGAGAAAGACCCTGCGAAGTTGCCATGGAAATCCCTTGGGGTAGATATTGTAATAGAATCGACCGGGATATTCACTTCCAGGGCAGATTGCGCGAAGCATCTGGATGCCGGGGCTAAGAAGGTCATACTTTCGGCACCAGCTAAAGACAAAATCGATGCCACGATTGTTGTCGGCGTTAATACCGGGGATCTTAAACCCGAACATAAAATTGTATCAAATGCCTCATGTACCACGAATTGCTTGGCGCCTTTAGCAAAAGTAATAAACGATAATTTTGGTATTGAAAAGGGTCTCATGACAACAATTCATGCATATACAAACGATCAGCGTATTAGCGATCTCATCCATAAAGACCTAAGGAGGGCAAGGGCTGCTGCGGTGAATATCATTCCCACAACGACTGGGGCAGCTAAGGCCATTGGAGAGGTCATCCCCTCACTGAAGGGTAAATTAGATGGTCTGGCTATGCGTGTACCCGTTGCCAACGGCTCTGTAACAGATTTAGTTGCACTCGTTTCAAAAGATATTACAGTAGATGCTGTTAATTCTGCTGTGAAAAAGGCTGCTGAAGGTGAGCTAAAGGGCATTTTGGAATATTCCGAAGATCCTATCGTCTCTTCCGACATTATTGGAAATACCCATTCGAGCATCTTTGACTCGGCATTAACTTATGTAATTGATAAACGTATGGTGAAGGTAGTGTCCTGGTATGACAATGAATGGGGTTTTTCAAATCGTATGGTCGATCTCGTCGAATTGGTAGCCCGTATATAA